The Methanosarcina vacuolata Z-761 genome includes a window with the following:
- a CDS encoding Cdc6/Cdc18 family protein has product MDNINSDTPQPKTLFNFNNIKIFKNPHILDTGYVPDVLVGRDDEIRAVADIFYPIFIHGTPGHAFIYGPPGAGKTVVLEHVFRQLYLEAESSGNFPDGLNLKHITVSCKKHDTTVRILMYLIAELGYTGKVSKRGVTSGYYYDIFYKALKEKSYSLTIIFDEIDRLRDDNILYNFSRSGELKDLNEGQFIHIIGVSNSGLFINSLDPRVDSSMQRETIIFPPYNEDQLIQILNMRVPLAFYPNVVSEDTVNRCAKEAAEDEGDARRAIYLLQTAGHIAIKTSCYTVQPAHVVLAAQKIKEDISLQFVLNMSYQEKFVLLAMLNTDIYLKKGKYFTTGDVYRIYYDMCKFVGEEEFSLAAISQKVSKFKMMGIVNANTTSKGRGGLTSQIVFIGDPTTLKNAIFKDGKFIRFVTYVPDVKKICSTQIW; this is encoded by the coding sequence GTGGATAATATTAACTCTGATACACCACAACCTAAAACATTATTCAATTTTAATAATATTAAAATTTTTAAAAACCCGCATATATTAGATACTGGTTATGTTCCAGATGTGCTGGTTGGTAGAGACGATGAAATACGAGCCGTGGCTGATATATTTTATCCAATATTTATACATGGGACCCCTGGACATGCTTTTATCTATGGACCCCCTGGAGCTGGTAAAACTGTAGTTTTGGAGCACGTGTTTAGACAATTATATCTCGAAGCTGAAAGTAGCGGCAATTTTCCAGATGGACTTAATTTAAAACACATTACTGTCTCGTGCAAAAAACACGATACAACTGTAAGAATTCTGATGTATTTAATTGCGGAACTGGGGTATACAGGTAAGGTATCTAAGCGCGGGGTCACTTCTGGATATTATTATGACATATTTTATAAGGCTTTAAAAGAAAAAAGTTATTCATTAACAATTATTTTTGATGAAATAGATCGTCTTAGGGATGATAATATCCTGTATAATTTTAGTCGTTCAGGTGAACTTAAAGACTTAAACGAGGGACAGTTTATACACATTATAGGGGTTTCCAATTCAGGTTTATTCATTAATTCGCTTGATCCAAGAGTAGACTCTTCTATGCAAAGGGAAACTATTATATTTCCTCCATATAACGAAGATCAACTTATACAAATTCTAAATATGCGCGTACCATTAGCGTTTTACCCTAATGTTGTAAGTGAGGATACAGTCAACAGATGTGCCAAAGAAGCTGCAGAGGATGAAGGTGATGCAAGACGTGCTATCTATCTTCTTCAGACAGCGGGACATATTGCAATAAAGACATCATGTTATACTGTTCAGCCAGCGCATGTGGTACTGGCAGCACAAAAAATAAAAGAAGATATCAGTTTACAGTTTGTATTAAATATGTCCTATCAGGAAAAATTTGTGTTGCTTGCAATGTTAAATACCGATATATATCTTAAAAAAGGAAAATATTTCACTACAGGAGACGTTTATCGAATTTATTATGACATGTGTAAATTTGTTGGCGAAGAAGAATTCTCTTTAGCTGCAATATCACAAAAGGTATCTAAATTTAAAATGATGGGAATTGTCAATGCTAATACGACAAGCAAGGGGAGAGGTGGACTTACATCTCAAATAGTATTTATTGGCGATCCGACAACACTAAAAAATGCTATCTTTAAAGATGGTAAATTTATACGATTTGTAACATATGTGCCAGATGTAAAAAAGATATGCTCTACTCAAATATGGTAA
- a CDS encoding site-specific integrase, which produces MPTKKNSHVKTTEVNKYPVLQLKRDPEAIHHYLNGEIRILVPTEYQRIKNVIPQKRHRTLFDVLMITGMRYIEVQRLWDHKEWYLKKKNIIHLPDEAQKKHKRTQQERTIHPLPSMFELLLDDFFEARKPPAESNWNRDLRKWTEDADINPYGLSAKTTRKTLESWCIAAGMLESTVCLRQGHDNLTSMKHYQGLAFSTDELRDIKIQLTAWGML; this is translated from the coding sequence ATGCCAACAAAGAAAAATAGTCATGTGAAAACGACAGAAGTGAACAAATATCCTGTTTTGCAACTCAAACGGGATCCTGAGGCAATTCATCATTATTTGAATGGAGAAATCCGGATCTTAGTACCCACGGAATACCAGCGCATTAAAAATGTAATCCCACAGAAGCGACACCGAACTCTTTTTGACGTTCTCATGATCACTGGTATGAGGTATATTGAAGTTCAGAGGCTCTGGGATCATAAAGAATGGTATCTAAAAAAGAAGAATATTATTCACCTACCAGACGAAGCCCAGAAGAAACATAAAAGAACCCAGCAAGAAAGGACTATCCACCCTCTACCAAGCATGTTTGAACTTCTATTAGATGACTTTTTTGAAGCCCGTAAACCACCTGCCGAAAGCAACTGGAATAGAGATCTCAGGAAGTGGACAGAGGATGCAGACATCAACCCCTATGGACTCTCAGCAAAAACAACAAGAAAGACCCTGGAGAGCTGGTGTATTGCCGCAGGCATGTTGGAATCTACAGTTTGTCTGCGCCAGGGGCATGACAACCTAACCAGCATGAAGCACTACCAAGGTCTTGCTTTTTCAACTGACGAACTTAGGGATATTAAAATACAGCTTACTGCCTGGGGAATGTTATAA
- a CDS encoding glycoside hydrolase family 18 protein, whose translation MRKKIFVFFLLAFLAFTTIPKTPNNTIVYGFWPDWPYLGSYQPDWNTLTHVSYYKWTLNSDGTLTNPENMSNYYIIRDQAHQHEVKITLCIKSNDPYVIDSVIANHQTDFINNISKSLQMYGADGVNLDLETPNDINIITKTSNVPLFENLMANLHATLKAENPSYHISLDTPWGIKYAATFKNANLKKYVDSVFLMSYDYCNRRTTAPNSPYNSPTRYDAIDSVSETSKYFKKNQIILGLPFYGYDYLTDSNQPGANITREQAIFIGTAVNNSQVHGKIWDSNSNTPWYYYRSGNTWHQVWYDDKESLRLKYQYAKSKNLGGVGFWALGYERNYSTIWEVFNETN comes from the coding sequence ATGAGAAAAAAAATATTTGTTTTCTTTTTATTGGCTTTTCTCGCCTTTACAACAATACCAAAAACTCCTAACAATACTATAGTATACGGTTTTTGGCCAGATTGGCCTTATCTTGGATCCTATCAGCCAGATTGGAATACCTTAACTCACGTTTCATATTATAAATGGACTTTAAACAGTGATGGCACGCTCACGAACCCCGAAAATATGAGTAACTATTATATAATCAGGGATCAGGCACACCAACATGAGGTAAAAATAACACTGTGCATAAAATCAAATGATCCATATGTAATAGACAGTGTAATTGCAAATCACCAAACAGATTTCATAAATAATATTTCAAAGTCATTACAGATGTACGGAGCAGATGGAGTAAACTTAGACCTGGAAACGCCTAATGATATAAATATCATTACCAAAACTTCAAATGTTCCTTTATTCGAAAATTTAATGGCAAATCTTCATGCAACGTTAAAAGCTGAAAATCCTTCATATCATATTTCTCTTGATACTCCCTGGGGCATAAAATATGCTGCAACCTTCAAAAATGCAAATCTAAAAAAATACGTAGATTCCGTTTTTCTTATGAGTTACGACTATTGCAACCGAAGAACCACAGCTCCTAATTCACCATACAATAGTCCAACACGATATGATGCGATTGACTCGGTAAGTGAAACATCAAAATATTTTAAGAAAAACCAAATAATATTAGGCTTGCCGTTTTATGGTTATGATTATTTGACAGACTCCAATCAACCAGGAGCAAATATTACCAGAGAACAAGCCATATTCATAGGAACTGCTGTGAATAATTCTCAGGTTCATGGCAAAATTTGGGACTCAAATTCCAATACTCCCTGGTATTATTACAGGTCTGGTAATACATGGCATCAAGTGTGGTACGATGACAAGGAGTCACTCAGATTAAAGTACCAGTACGCAAAATCCAAAAATTTAGGTGGTGTAGGTTTTTGGGCTTTGGGATACGAAAGAAATTATTCTACCATTTGGGAAGTGTTTAATGAGACAAACTAA
- a CDS encoding DUF1699 family protein — protein sequence MRIRVVSSREEIFNLNPNERIVHLAFRPSNKDIFELVETCPKIEVIQLPKSYMATVSKSMEIFLEMQRIQLIEGDVWGHRKDINEYYTIPSSVTEKIKEMKSEGRSAEDIEARVSRENRLNPKTVAYIMSKEVPA from the coding sequence ATGAGAATTCGAGTAGTCAGTTCCAGAGAAGAAATTTTCAATCTCAATCCTAATGAGCGTATTGTTCATCTAGCCTTCAGACCTTCAAACAAGGACATTTTTGAACTGGTTGAGACCTGTCCGAAGATTGAGGTAATTCAGTTACCTAAGTCTTACATGGCTACGGTCTCAAAATCCATGGAAATATTCCTTGAGATGCAGAGAATCCAGCTTATTGAAGGAGACGTCTGGGGCCACAGGAAAGACATTAATGAATACTATACCATTCCTTCTTCAGTGACTGAAAAAATAAAGGAAATGAAATCCGAAGGTAGGTCCGCTGAAGATATTGAAGCAAGGGTTTCAAGAGAGAACCGGCTTAATCCCAAGACGGTTGCTTATATCATGAGTAAGGAAGTACCTGCCTGA